The following are from one region of the Flavimobilis soli genome:
- a CDS encoding PAS domain-containing protein: MPALTDVQTRPHPTEAATERRLAPDDLVVTKTDLRGHITYANETFLRVSGASETEVAGRAHNLIRHPDMPGGVFRLMWDTLGAGEEIFAYVLNRAIDGPFYWVLAHVTPTRDRSGAVVAYHSTRRAPSRDAIPPVRDLYARMRELERGRPRREGAEASLAWLTEHLDSQGLSYEEWLWSLEGDL; this comes from the coding sequence CCGCACCCGACGGAGGCGGCCACCGAGCGCCGTCTCGCCCCTGACGACCTCGTGGTGACGAAGACCGACCTGCGCGGTCACATCACGTACGCGAACGAGACCTTCCTCCGCGTCTCGGGCGCGTCGGAGACCGAGGTCGCGGGCCGCGCGCACAACCTCATCCGCCACCCCGACATGCCCGGCGGGGTCTTCCGCCTCATGTGGGACACGCTCGGCGCAGGCGAGGAGATCTTCGCGTACGTCCTCAACCGCGCGATCGACGGCCCCTTCTACTGGGTGCTCGCCCACGTCACCCCGACCCGGGACCGCAGCGGCGCGGTGGTCGCCTACCACTCGACGCGACGCGCCCCGAGCCGCGACGCGATCCCGCCCGTGCGGGACCTCTACGCGCGGATGCGCGAGCTTGAGCGCGGCCGCCCGCGCCGCGAGGGCGCCGAGGCGTCGCTCGCCTGGCTCACCGAGCACCTCGACTCGCAGGGCCTCTCGTACGAGGAGTGGCTCTGGTCCCTCGAGGGGGACCTGTGA
- a CDS encoding methyl-accepting chemotaxis protein has translation MSAPAALRRLRPRPSERVARLEAENAALRAVLDQVASVVRSWADGDVEPRLGPLPSTGTFDVARLRTDLNRFVDVTDGFAREAAASLTASAEGRRERRLLVRGLPGAFGQHARTIDRAREAIAERDARLAQVHERRALVENFERDVQGSARHVGDTAHGIVDAVGGISEDVDTLLADSEHGTAAVSHLTESAAVIAQVIGLISDIAAQTRLLALNATIEAARAGAAGRSFAVVADEVKRLADQTAAASTRVEEQLGDAHGAISDVAASLEQIAASVGDMHARVEDLEIRTQGSTSESLASATDELQGHVGEFLTALRAIL, from the coding sequence GTGAGCGCCCCGGCCGCCCTGCGGCGGCTGCGCCCGCGCCCGTCCGAGCGGGTCGCCCGGCTCGAGGCAGAGAACGCGGCCCTGCGTGCCGTCCTCGACCAGGTCGCGTCGGTCGTGCGGAGCTGGGCCGACGGGGACGTCGAGCCACGCCTCGGTCCGCTGCCGAGCACCGGGACGTTCGACGTCGCACGCCTGCGCACCGACCTCAACCGCTTCGTCGACGTGACCGACGGCTTCGCCCGCGAGGCCGCGGCGTCGCTCACCGCGTCCGCCGAGGGGCGGCGCGAGCGCAGGCTCCTCGTTCGCGGCCTGCCGGGAGCGTTCGGGCAGCACGCCCGCACGATCGACCGAGCCCGCGAGGCGATCGCCGAGCGCGACGCCCGCCTCGCCCAGGTGCACGAGCGCCGCGCCCTCGTCGAGAACTTCGAGCGCGACGTGCAGGGCAGCGCGCGACATGTGGGCGACACCGCCCACGGGATCGTCGACGCCGTCGGCGGCATCTCGGAGGACGTCGACACGCTCCTCGCGGACAGCGAGCACGGCACGGCCGCGGTCTCGCACCTCACCGAGTCGGCGGCGGTGATCGCGCAGGTCATCGGTCTGATCAGCGACATCGCGGCGCAGACGCGGCTGCTCGCGCTCAACGCGACGATCGAGGCGGCCCGCGCGGGCGCTGCCGGGCGGAGCTTCGCCGTCGTCGCGGACGAGGTCAAGCGTCTCGCCGACCAGACGGCTGCCGCCTCGACGCGCGTCGAGGAGCAGCTCGGTGACGCGCACGGCGCGATCTCCGACGTCGCGGCGTCGCTCGAGCAGATCGCGGCGTCGGTGGGCGACATGCACGCGCGCGTCGAGGACCTCGAGATACGCACGCAGGGCTCGACCTCGGAGAGCCTGGCGTCGGCGACGGACGAGCTGCAGGGGCACGTCGGGGAGTTCCTCACCGCGCTGCGCGCGATCCTCTAG
- the acs gene encoding acetate--CoA ligase codes for MTTDENVQDQQGAAAHQPGLENLLHETRSFPPSREFAAQANVHKDAYAWAAADRVAFWADQARERLSWRKPFTETLDWSDAPVARWFADGTLNACYNAVDRHVAEGRGDRVALYFEGEPGDTRTLTYADLQREVSRAANALASLGVTTGDRVVIYLPMIVEAVVTMLACARLGAPHSVVFGGFSADALRSRIRDAEAKVVVTADGGFRRGAPSALKPAVDEALAPRDGEETTVTNVVVVRRTGQDVTIEPGRDLWWHELLETADVLHEPVWVDAEHPLFILYTSGTTGKPKGILHTTGGYLTQVAFTHHAVFDLKPETDVYWCTADIGWITGHSYVTYGPLVNGATQVIYEGTPDSPHQGRWWEIVEKYKVTILYTAPTAIRTCMKWGEDIPGRFDLSSLRVLGSVGEPINPEAWMWYRRVIGGDRTPIVDTWWQTETGAIMISPLPGVTATKPGSAQVPLPGIAATVVDDEAHPVPDGGGGYLVLTEPWPSMLRGIWGDLERFKDTYWSRFPGIYFAGDGAKKDEDGDIWLLGRVDDVMNVSGHRLSTTEIESALVSHEAVAEAAVVGAADETTGQAVVAFVILREDAAQALGTDDPDQIVEVLRSHVAKEIGPIAKPRKVLVVAELPKTRSGKIMRRLLRDVAENRTVGDATTLADSSVMDLISKGLSKP; via the coding sequence ATGACGACCGACGAGAACGTCCAGGACCAGCAGGGCGCTGCGGCGCACCAGCCGGGCCTGGAGAACCTGCTCCACGAGACCCGCTCCTTCCCGCCGTCGCGCGAGTTCGCCGCGCAGGCCAACGTCCACAAGGACGCGTACGCCTGGGCCGCTGCCGACCGTGTCGCATTCTGGGCCGACCAGGCGCGCGAGCGGCTCTCGTGGCGCAAGCCGTTCACCGAGACGCTCGACTGGTCTGACGCCCCCGTCGCCCGCTGGTTCGCCGACGGCACGCTCAACGCCTGCTACAACGCCGTCGACCGGCACGTCGCTGAAGGCCGCGGCGACCGCGTGGCGCTGTACTTCGAGGGCGAGCCCGGTGACACCCGCACCCTGACCTACGCCGACCTGCAGCGCGAGGTCTCCCGCGCGGCCAACGCCCTCGCGTCGCTCGGTGTCACCACGGGCGACCGCGTCGTCATCTACCTGCCGATGATCGTCGAGGCCGTCGTCACGATGCTCGCGTGCGCGCGCCTCGGCGCCCCGCACTCGGTCGTCTTCGGCGGCTTCTCGGCGGACGCCCTGCGCTCGCGCATCCGCGACGCCGAGGCCAAGGTCGTCGTGACCGCCGACGGCGGCTTCCGCCGCGGCGCGCCCTCGGCGCTCAAGCCCGCGGTCGACGAGGCCCTCGCCCCGCGCGACGGCGAGGAGACGACGGTGACGAACGTCGTCGTCGTCCGCCGCACCGGTCAGGACGTCACGATCGAGCCCGGCCGCGACCTGTGGTGGCACGAGCTCCTCGAGACGGCCGACGTGCTCCACGAGCCCGTGTGGGTCGACGCGGAGCACCCCCTGTTCATCCTGTACACCTCCGGTACCACCGGTAAGCCGAAGGGGATCCTGCACACGACCGGCGGGTATCTCACGCAGGTGGCGTTCACGCACCACGCGGTGTTCGACCTCAAGCCCGAGACCGACGTCTACTGGTGCACCGCCGACATCGGCTGGATCACCGGCCACTCGTACGTCACGTACGGCCCGCTCGTGAACGGCGCGACCCAGGTCATCTACGAAGGCACGCCCGACTCGCCGCACCAGGGCCGCTGGTGGGAGATCGTCGAGAAGTACAAGGTGACGATCCTCTACACCGCGCCGACCGCGATCCGCACGTGCATGAAGTGGGGCGAGGACATCCCCGGGCGCTTCGACCTGTCGAGCCTGCGCGTGCTCGGTTCGGTCGGCGAGCCCATCAACCCCGAGGCGTGGATGTGGTACCGCCGCGTCATCGGCGGCGACCGCACCCCGATCGTCGACACGTGGTGGCAGACGGAGACGGGCGCGATCATGATCTCGCCGCTGCCCGGCGTGACCGCGACCAAGCCGGGCTCCGCTCAGGTGCCGCTCCCCGGCATCGCCGCGACGGTCGTCGACGACGAGGCGCACCCCGTGCCCGACGGCGGTGGCGGCTACCTCGTGCTGACCGAGCCGTGGCCGTCGATGCTGCGCGGCATCTGGGGCGACCTCGAGCGGTTCAAGGACACGTACTGGTCCCGCTTCCCGGGCATCTACTTCGCGGGCGACGGCGCCAAGAAGGACGAGGACGGCGACATCTGGCTGCTCGGCCGGGTCGACGACGTCATGAACGTCTCCGGCCACCGGCTGTCGACGACGGAGATCGAGTCGGCGCTCGTGTCGCACGAGGCCGTCGCCGAGGCGGCGGTGGTGGGTGCGGCCGACGAGACGACGGGCCAGGCCGTCGTCGCGTTCGTCATCCTGCGCGAGGACGCCGCCCAGGCCCTCGGCACGGACGACCCGGACCAGATCGTCGAGGTGCTGCGCAGCCACGTCGCGAAGGAGATCGGCCCGATCGCCAAGCCCCGCAAGGTGCTCGTCGTGGCCGAGCTGCCCAAGACCCGCTCGGGCAAGATCATGCGCCGCCTGCTGCGCGACGTCGCCGAGAACCGCACCGTCGGCGACGCGACGACCCTCGCGGACTCGTCGGTGATGGACCTCATCTCGAAGGGCCTGAGCAAGCCCTGA